A window from Phalacrocorax carbo chromosome 20, bPhaCar2.1, whole genome shotgun sequence encodes these proteins:
- the TMEM88B gene encoding transmembrane protein 88B: protein MSGQDTEDFGAENLSEKSRMIPSLPPYDIDDQLLPREPRSGWCCLVWTLVIVTMNSLVFFINLLLMFVIFTIVLLPTIVVVYFGFQCHSQVLHSAARYCKSILDDNSSSALIILGFVIMSPLIVVAMAIYCSLARHLRLFMCFQPYSRAVYKGVKWRWYEEGGLCSCVKGWNTQVKAWV from the exons ATGTCTGGCCAGGACACTGAGGACTTCGGAGCAGAAAACCTCTCGGAAAAGTCTCGGATGATTCCTAGCCTCCCACCATATGATATAGATGACCAGCTCCTTCCCAGGGAGCCACGCAGTGGCTGGTGCTGCTTGGTGTGGACCCTGGTTATAGTCACCATGAACTCCTTGgtctttttcattaatttgctCCTGATGTTTGTAATCTTCACCATTGTGCTGCTTCCTACCATTGTGGTGGTTTACTTTGGCTTCCAGTGCCACTCTCAG GTGCTGCACTCAGCTGCCCGCTACTGCAAAAGCATCTTGGACGACAACAGCTCCTCTGCCCTCATCATCCTTGGCTTTGTCATCATGTCCCCTCTCATTGTGGTGGCCATGGCCATCTACTGCAGCCTGGCAAGGCACCTCCGTCTCTTCATGTGCTTCCAGCCGTACAGCAGGGCTGTGTATAAGGGGGTGAAGTGGCGCTGGTACGAGGAGGGAGGCCTGTGCAGCTGTGTCAAGGGGTGGAACACCCAAGTCAAGGCCTGGGTATGA